The Ruminococcaceae bacterium BL-4 region AAAAGGCCGTAGATCTAATGATGCAATTGCAAAGTGCATCTGAGGATCAAAGACCTGGTATTATATCTGCACTTAATAATCTTGGCATTGACGTTGATCAGGCTCTCAGCTCCGGAATAACAGATAATGCCGGCGGTGTTTCCGGTGCCGCCGGAGATACCGCAGAAGGCGCAAAGAGTGCTTTAACCGGTGCGGGGCTGGAAGATACCGCGAACACGGTTGGATCGAACACGGGCGCTAACCTAGCCGGTGGAATCAGTGGAAAAAGCGGTGACGTATCAGGGAGCGCCAACACAATTGTAGGAACCGCCGCACAAATCTTTACTGATTACGGTCTGGAAGCAATCGCAAATACCGTCGGATCAGGAACCGGATCAAATCTTGCTTCTGGGCTTAGCGGGCAGCAGCAGGGCGTAAACAGTGCGTCTCAAACGCTAGCAGATAACGCTAAAACTCCTTTGTCTGGATTGCAAGGTGTGTCATCCGGGTGGGGCTCTGACATGAGCTCTAATTTTGCAAGTGGCATCAGCAGCATGTGGCAAAAGGTTCATGACGCCGCCTGGAGCCTTGCCGATACAGTAAAAGGACTACTGCACTTCTCGCGCCCTGACTACGGTCCTATGCGGGACTACGAGCAGTGGCCTGTAGACTTTGTTAATCGGTACGCAGAACTTTTAAAGCAGTCCTCCCCTGCTATAGAAAAACAGTCCAGAGCGATTGCGGAGCGTATGCGCGATGCTATGACTGTGAAACCAACTATTGATACTGGCACCTGGGAATCCATCAATGATGTTGTGCAGGGACAAAAACTGCCATTAAAGCAGGTCCTTAAAGTACAGTACGACAAGGACAATGCCAATGCCTATAAGCAAGCCATTACTGCCGGAATCTTATCCCTCAAAGGGGAACTACAGGAGGCTCTTATGGCAGCCGCCCCAAATGTCACAGTCAATAACAATGGTAATCAGCAGATGGACGCAGCAGCCGCGGCGGCAGAGTTCCATCGTCAGCAGATCAAAGCCGCACACGGACTATAAAAGGAGGGATGGCCTATGGAATACTTTAAGAATCTCACGACAGGAAAACAATTTGACTTTGACTATGACCGCAGGATCCTATACACCTACGATCTCGGAACAATTTCCGCAAACTACACAACGTCGAAAGGTGTTGATCAGATTGGAGAAACCGTCCTGCATACGGCTCTCGGCACTCGCCCACTGGAATTTGTATGCTATCTAAAGGCTGACTCACAAGCAGAAATGGATCTATTGGAACGCTCCGTGCGTTCCTTTTTTAATCCCTTGCAGAAATTCCAGTATGTAGACACCGAAAAAGACCGCGTGATCTCTTTCCGACTCAAAAACACGCCGGACATCAAAGATAATCATGCAGACGACACCTCCTATCTTTTGGAATTCGACCTCGCAGGAACGGCATATGAGCCATGCTACAGAGCAACCGACTCACAGTCTATACAGCTTGCACAGTGGATTAAAAAATTCCAGTTTCCAACCGTCTTTAAAGCGAT contains the following coding sequences:
- a CDS encoding putative Phage tail protein (Evidence 3 : Putative function from multiple computational evidences), whose protein sequence is MEYFKNLTTGKQFDFDYDRRILYTYDLGTISANYTTSKGVDQIGETVLHTALGTRPLEFVCYLKADSQAEMDLLERSVRSFFNPLQKFQYVDTEKDRVISFRLKNTPDIKDNHADDTSYLLEFDLAGTAYEPCYRATDSQSIQLAQWIKKFQFPTVFKAITFATRDQSLIKNIYNPGDLPCGMLITFQAHASIKNPGILNANTREYFQFDHLDLQSGDIVTVDTENQSADLLRGGAHTDISNLVDPDCDYLQLNAGDNVLRYYTDTNTNSLDCGIAYDPVYL